The proteins below are encoded in one region of Elgaria multicarinata webbii isolate HBS135686 ecotype San Diego chromosome 20, rElgMul1.1.pri, whole genome shotgun sequence:
- the AGTRAP gene encoding type-1 angiotensin II receptor-associated protein isoform X1, whose translation MEVPAVNLKAIILVHWLLTSWACMVEWLPTSYAWGNFTTLAVGVWAVAQRDSIDAILMFLTGLLLTIFMDIINFSLFYPRLASHLTDTVRFSTGMAIFSLLLKPLSCFFAYQMYRERGGEYAFNIGVLHVGQDHSAYQTIDTPDPPRPYPDVANKAGPPRPY comes from the exons GCTATAATTCTGGTACACTGGCTGCTTACATCATG GGCCTGCATGGTGGAATGGTTACCTACTTCCTATGCATGGGGCAACTTTACCACACTTGCCGTGGGTGTTTGGGCAGTGGCCCAGAGAGATTCCATTGATGCTATTCTCATG TTCCTCACCGGCCTGCTGCTGACGATCTTCATGGACATCATTAATTTCAGCCTGTTCTACCCTCGCCTGGCCTCGCATCTGACCGACACCGTCCGCTTCAGCACCGGCATGGCCATTTTCAGCCTCCTCCTGAAGCCCTTGTCCTGTTTCTTCGCCTACCAGATGTACCGGGAGAGGGGAGGCGAGTACGCCTTCAACATAG GCGTTCTCCATGTCGGCCAAGACCATAGCGCCTACCAGACTATCGACACACCGGATCCACCACGGCCCTACCCAGATGTGGCTAACAAGGCTGGTCCACCTCGTCCTTACTGA
- the AGTRAP gene encoding type-1 angiotensin II receptor-associated protein isoform X2 → MVEWLPTSYAWGNFTTLAVGVWAVAQRDSIDAILMFLTGLLLTIFMDIINFSLFYPRLASHLTDTVRFSTGMAIFSLLLKPLSCFFAYQMYRERGGEYAFNIGVLHVGQDHSAYQTIDTPDPPRPYPDVANKAGPPRPY, encoded by the exons ATGGTGGAATGGTTACCTACTTCCTATGCATGGGGCAACTTTACCACACTTGCCGTGGGTGTTTGGGCAGTGGCCCAGAGAGATTCCATTGATGCTATTCTCATG TTCCTCACCGGCCTGCTGCTGACGATCTTCATGGACATCATTAATTTCAGCCTGTTCTACCCTCGCCTGGCCTCGCATCTGACCGACACCGTCCGCTTCAGCACCGGCATGGCCATTTTCAGCCTCCTCCTGAAGCCCTTGTCCTGTTTCTTCGCCTACCAGATGTACCGGGAGAGGGGAGGCGAGTACGCCTTCAACATAG GCGTTCTCCATGTCGGCCAAGACCATAGCGCCTACCAGACTATCGACACACCGGATCCACCACGGCCCTACCCAGATGTGGCTAACAAGGCTGGTCCACCTCGTCCTTACTGA